From uncultured Desulfobacter sp., the proteins below share one genomic window:
- a CDS encoding helix-turn-helix domain-containing protein, with amino-acid sequence MILSKSNRLNFSTILEQEGNLLSPGGSAFETVLPDGILSVEDLQILERENMIRALRYCNWKIYNTDGAAGLLGIKPTTLIEKMKRMKIKKPRK; translated from the coding sequence ATGATTTTATCGAAATCCAACCGTTTGAATTTTAGTACAATACTTGAACAGGAAGGCAATCTTTTATCGCCGGGAGGCTCGGCTTTTGAGACAGTACTGCCGGATGGAATTCTGTCAGTTGAGGATCTTCAGATTTTGGAGCGTGAAAATATGATTCGGGCTTTGCGATATTGCAATTGGAAAATTTACAATACAGACGGCGCAGCCGGACTTCTCGGCATTAAACCTACAACGCTGATTGAAAAAATGAAACGGATGAAGATAAAAAAGCCGAGAAAATAA
- a CDS encoding VOC family protein, with product MKIQRRRLGEIVLRSENPQKMVEFYSQVIGLELFASFGSANFFKIDDDVEGHPQLLAIFDKTHEYSGPKTMQKNIADSGSGTLHHFAFVLDKAAFIKERSRIEHIGITVQAGEHPQFGWRSIYLYDPDGNSVEMVCYDDTLFDPILNKKVQPTL from the coding sequence ATGAAAATACAACGAAGACGTCTTGGAGAAATCGTTCTAAGAAGTGAGAATCCCCAAAAAATGGTCGAATTCTACAGTCAGGTGATCGGGCTGGAATTATTTGCATCATTCGGGAGCGCAAATTTTTTTAAAATTGATGACGACGTTGAAGGGCACCCGCAGTTACTGGCGATATTTGACAAAACGCACGAGTACAGCGGGCCGAAAACTATGCAGAAAAACATCGCAGATTCAGGGTCCGGCACATTACATCATTTTGCTTTTGTACTGGATAAAGCCGCATTTATCAAGGAGCGTAGCAGGATAGAACATATTGGCATCACAGTTCAAGCCGGTGAACATCCCCAATTTGGATGGCGGTCTATCTATTTGTATGATCCTGATGGTAATTCCGTAGAAATGGTCTGCTATGATGACACGCTCTTTGATCCGATTTTGAACAAAAAGGTCCAGCCAACACTTTAA
- the istA gene encoding IS21 family transposase, which yields MLKVDQYDYIRTAHRVYGKAIKELARETGHSKNTIKKILKQEYIGYKQRSKQPYPVLGPYIQEIDRWLGDDKDKPYKQRHTATRIYHRLKSELEYSGGETTVRRYVREAKLRLGLTNQQAFIPSDPTTAQEAEVDWGNCQAVIAGEPVKLKLFCIRSKCSGKHFVRCYPCERQQALFDAHIQAFSFFGGVFPVLIYDNLTTVVQKVFKGKKRHLQESYNRFKAYYNFDPRFCNPGQGHEKGGIEGLVGYARRNYMVPIPHADSLDELNTRLLDDCMAYGEHRIAGQTQSVNELFESEKQVLLPLPTTSFSNVETFMVRVNKYATVIIDKNRYSVPTRYAYMRVQAIVEIDQVIIYWSGRKISTHHRLYGNNKWSLKPEHYLELIRQRPQSFDTARPILQWRDQWPDCLEKLLEHFRRKNGVTKGTREFVTVLMLYEKYAVDKIEAAVKEALKSNVGCSNALKQILHSQNISMESQFDPLSNWETLPPADISAYEQLGGIL from the coding sequence ATGCTTAAAGTGGATCAGTATGATTACATCCGAACAGCTCACCGTGTTTATGGAAAGGCCATTAAAGAGCTTGCCAGAGAAACCGGCCATTCAAAAAACACCATAAAAAAAATTTTAAAGCAGGAATACATTGGCTACAAGCAACGATCTAAACAGCCATATCCCGTTCTTGGTCCTTATATCCAGGAGATAGACCGCTGGCTTGGCGATGACAAGGACAAGCCATACAAACAGCGACATACAGCAACCCGGATATACCATCGTCTGAAATCGGAACTCGAGTATTCCGGTGGAGAGACGACGGTTCGCCGTTATGTGCGTGAGGCAAAGCTGAGGCTGGGTTTAACGAATCAGCAGGCATTTATCCCATCAGATCCGACGACTGCCCAGGAAGCCGAGGTAGACTGGGGAAACTGTCAGGCAGTTATTGCCGGCGAACCCGTGAAGCTGAAATTATTTTGCATACGTTCAAAATGTTCGGGCAAACACTTTGTTCGCTGTTATCCCTGTGAAAGGCAGCAAGCTTTATTTGACGCTCATATCCAGGCCTTTTCATTTTTTGGAGGCGTGTTCCCAGTTCTTATCTATGACAATCTGACAACAGTCGTACAAAAGGTATTTAAAGGAAAAAAACGTCATCTTCAGGAATCTTATAATCGGTTCAAGGCCTATTACAACTTCGATCCAAGGTTTTGCAATCCCGGCCAGGGCCATGAAAAAGGTGGGATTGAAGGCCTGGTCGGCTACGCTCGAAGAAATTATATGGTTCCTATCCCACATGCTGACAGCCTGGACGAATTGAACACGCGCCTCCTCGATGATTGCATGGCCTATGGAGAGCATCGCATCGCCGGTCAAACACAAAGCGTCAATGAATTGTTTGAATCAGAAAAGCAGGTATTGCTGCCATTGCCGACAACATCGTTCAGTAACGTTGAGACGTTCATGGTCAGGGTAAACAAATATGCCACCGTTATTATTGACAAGAACCGGTATTCTGTCCCGACGCGCTATGCTTACATGAGAGTGCAGGCGATAGTAGAGATAGACCAGGTGATCATTTATTGGAGCGGCAGAAAAATAAGCACCCATCATCGGTTATATGGAAATAATAAGTGGAGTTTAAAACCGGAACATTATCTGGAGTTGATTCGTCAGCGTCCACAATCATTTGATACCGCCCGGCCAATTTTACAATGGCGTGATCAATGGCCGGATTGCCTGGAAAAGTTATTAGAACATTTTCGCCGGAAAAACGGTGTAACCAAAGGTACCCGGGAATTTGTCACCGTGCTGATGCTGTACGAAAAATATGCTGTCGACAAGATCGAAGCAGCCGTAAAGGAAGCACTGAAAAGCAATGTCGGCTGCAGCAATGCTCTCAAGCAGATTTTACACAGTCAAAACATCTCTATGGAGTCCCAATTTGATCCTTTGTCGAACTGGGAGACACTGCCCCCTGCTGACATCTCGGCATACGAACAGCTTGGAGGTATCTTATGA
- the istB gene encoding IS21-like element helper ATPase IstB: MNPAVQAVLTQHLKTLKLSTMEKELEGQIRQAHEAACGYDEFLLNLVEAEVQIRQENGRKRRLKEARFPMQKPLETFDFEAAPDLDARLIKELSTGTFIKEARNIILIGKSGAGKTHLATSIGMEACRYGHRVRFITGCGLANELTEAREQQALGRMIKRYAGYGLLILDELGYVPFSKIGAELLFQVLTERHERRSIIITTNLGFGDWTQVFGDANLTAALLDRVTHRAHIIQCNWDSYRLKQTLKSRG, encoded by the coding sequence ATGAACCCAGCAGTCCAGGCAGTCCTCACACAGCACTTAAAAACGCTGAAGCTCTCGACGATGGAAAAAGAGTTGGAAGGTCAGATCCGGCAGGCGCATGAGGCGGCCTGCGGCTACGATGAGTTTTTATTGAATCTTGTTGAAGCGGAAGTTCAAATACGGCAGGAAAACGGTCGCAAGCGACGTCTCAAGGAAGCCAGGTTCCCGATGCAGAAACCGCTTGAAACATTTGATTTTGAGGCTGCCCCTGATTTGGACGCCCGGTTGATCAAAGAACTTTCAACAGGGACATTCATTAAAGAAGCCCGGAATATAATTTTGATAGGTAAAAGCGGAGCCGGTAAAACCCATCTGGCAACCAGCATCGGGATGGAAGCCTGCCGGTATGGACATCGAGTTCGTTTTATTACTGGTTGTGGGCTTGCAAACGAACTGACGGAGGCCAGGGAACAACAGGCTCTGGGTAGAATGATAAAACGATATGCCGGTTATGGGCTGTTGATTCTTGATGAATTGGGGTACGTCCCGTTCAGTAAAATCGGCGCTGAATTATTGTTCCAAGTCCTTACCGAGCGCCATGAAAGACGTTCGATCATCATCACTACCAATCTTGGTTTTGGTGATTGGACGCAGGTGTTTGGCGATGCAAATCTTACCGCTGCTCTGCTGGATCGTGTCACTCACCGGGCTCACATTATTCAATGTAACTGGGACAGTTATCGACTTAAACAGACTTTAAAATCGAGAGGATAA
- a CDS encoding IS1595 family transposase codes for MVAGHKGNPEAVARKGREGRRNRLRGARGRGTLEKEKPPVFGMIQRCGLVVIQMLANVRRVTIEPLVKSTVLPGTLIYTDEYAIYNRLTEWGYKHKSVNHGAGEYARDEDGDGFHEVHVNTMEGFWSLLRGWLRPHRGISQEKLPFYLGFFEFVHNVGKRGKALLHSLVELLVK; via the coding sequence ATTGTAGCAGGGCATAAAGGCAATCCCGAAGCAGTAGCCCGAAAAGGCAGGGAAGGCCGTCGAAATCGTTTACGAGGTGCTCGTGGGCGGGGTACATTGGAAAAAGAGAAACCACCTGTATTCGGTATGATTCAGCGATGCGGTCTGGTAGTGATTCAAATGCTTGCTAATGTTCGCAGGGTAACTATTGAGCCCTTGGTAAAGTCGACCGTTTTGCCGGGGACTTTGATTTACACTGATGAATATGCGATCTACAATCGATTAACCGAGTGGGGGTACAAGCATAAGAGCGTGAATCACGGGGCTGGAGAATACGCCAGAGACGAGGATGGCGATGGTTTCCATGAAGTCCATGTCAATACCATGGAAGGCTTCTGGTCCTTGCTACGTGGTTGGTTGCGTCCTCATCGAGGCATCTCACAAGAGAAGCTCCCGTTCTATCTCGGTTTTTTCGAGTTCGTTCATAACGTCGGCAAACGGGGAAAGGCCCTGCTCCATTCGCTTGTCGAACTTTTGGTCAAATAA
- a CDS encoding transposase — protein MQVNIKTLIDDTQCYNTVRELRWPEGRQCPYCDSKRVIKRGFDEKEPARQRYECKNCGKRFDDLTGTIFAGHHQPLKVWILCLYFMGLNLSNKQIAKELDLDRTDVQRMTTQLREGVIKKSLK, from the coding sequence ATGCAAGTAAACATAAAGACTCTGATTGATGATACGCAATGTTACAACACTGTTCGGGAGTTGCGCTGGCCGGAAGGACGTCAATGTCCGTATTGTGATTCCAAACGAGTAATCAAAAGGGGTTTTGATGAAAAAGAACCTGCCAGACAACGTTATGAATGTAAAAATTGCGGCAAACGGTTTGATGACCTTACAGGCACCATCTTCGCTGGACATCACCAACCCCTCAAGGTATGGATATTGTGTCTGTATTTCATGGGGTTGAACTTGTCCAACAAGCAAATTGCCAAAGAACTGGACCTGGACCGCACTGATGTTCAAAGGATGACCACCCAACTTCGTGAAGGCGTGATAAAAAAAAGCCTCAAGTAA
- a CDS encoding IS66 family transposase produces MNKTSVREEVDRVKQEFEQLSLAGKVTPEVKVLMNSMLLVVELILSVFLEKQTRKNSKNSSLPSSQTDRDETAKPTSTGKGKGKKVSGEISNTRVNETVTIAKAETCDVCGTPLDQTPCQGLERRTKIDIVFEKVVEHIDAEIKECPNCKATAKGHFPEDMPGSLQYGNGLKAFAIHLIISQMVALNRVQKQISAMIGTVISEATLLKFVWRLYQSLEEWETKSIESILHAPSIHVDETSFRVEGKNHWIHVYSSGGITLKLLHRKRGKEAIVDLNIIPRYGGVIIHDCWASYLSYDHCGHGLCGSHLLRELTFIVDSNQYKWAINMKKLLQETCHIVSKREDKCLTDKEYANLQKRYRNILTRGDKELPEIPPKPKGKRGKIAKSDAHNLWERLKKYETAVLLFARESYVPFTNNRAERDLRMAKVKQKISGCFRRRHYAHAYCRISSYLQTMASQGINPLVAIQMALTGKLTDMGE; encoded by the coding sequence ATGAACAAAACCAGTGTTCGAGAAGAAGTCGATCGTGTGAAGCAAGAGTTTGAGCAACTGAGCTTGGCAGGCAAGGTAACTCCTGAGGTAAAGGTGTTAATGAATAGCATGCTTCTCGTTGTGGAATTGATCCTGTCTGTTTTTCTCGAAAAGCAAACTCGCAAAAACAGCAAAAATTCAAGTTTGCCTTCTTCTCAAACGGACAGAGATGAAACTGCCAAACCGACTTCTACCGGCAAGGGAAAGGGCAAAAAAGTCAGTGGTGAAATCAGTAACACCCGTGTTAACGAAACTGTCACCATTGCCAAAGCTGAAACCTGTGATGTCTGCGGCACACCTTTGGATCAAACTCCTTGCCAGGGGCTCGAACGGCGGACAAAGATAGACATCGTTTTTGAAAAAGTTGTAGAGCACATTGATGCCGAGATAAAGGAATGTCCCAACTGCAAGGCGACGGCAAAAGGGCATTTTCCCGAAGACATGCCCGGAAGTTTACAGTACGGCAATGGACTCAAAGCTTTTGCCATTCATTTGATAATCAGTCAAATGGTTGCTCTCAATCGGGTTCAGAAACAGATATCTGCCATGATCGGCACTGTTATCTCCGAGGCAACTTTGCTCAAGTTTGTATGGAGGCTTTATCAATCTCTTGAGGAATGGGAGACAAAATCCATTGAAAGTATCCTTCATGCCCCTTCCATTCATGTGGATGAGACATCATTCCGGGTGGAAGGTAAAAATCATTGGATTCATGTATATTCTTCAGGAGGAATCACGCTAAAATTACTTCATCGAAAGCGGGGCAAGGAGGCGATTGTTGATTTGAATATCATTCCCCGCTATGGTGGGGTGATCATCCATGATTGCTGGGCATCATATTTATCATATGATCATTGTGGACATGGACTTTGTGGTTCGCACTTATTACGGGAACTGACCTTTATTGTTGATTCCAATCAATACAAGTGGGCCATTAATATGAAAAAGTTATTGCAGGAGACTTGTCATATTGTGTCCAAGCGAGAGGATAAATGCCTTACCGATAAAGAATATGCAAATTTGCAGAAACGCTACCGCAACATTCTTACACGTGGGGATAAAGAATTACCGGAGATTCCGCCAAAGCCAAAAGGTAAGCGTGGAAAGATAGCCAAATCAGATGCTCATAATCTTTGGGAAAGGCTGAAAAAATATGAAACAGCGGTATTGTTGTTTGCCAGAGAATCGTATGTCCCCTTTACCAACAATCGGGCGGAGCGTGATCTCCGCATGGCAAAGGTGAAACAGAAAATATCAGGATGTTTTAGGCGCCGGCATTATGCTCATGCCTATTGTCGAATTTCAAGCTATCTGCAAACAATGGCAAGCCAGGGTATCAACCCGCTTGTGGCTATTCAGATGGCTTTGACAGGTAAACTTACAGATATGGGTGAGTAG
- a CDS encoding IS1 family transposase translates to MNNIKTPISKVASALRLRSEGLGLRATGRVLRSNKSTIALWENRFADQKATLLLYGFCREFISLTFEGDKLYTIVGKRTMPSESEGWTAVIMERASRFIVDQRCGKKDTALFKSVIKTVCGYIDHTDDLSFLSDGERRYGNMLFELCSEVLQTGKRGRPPRVLPKGVRVRVKNKGDQKHKKGRKRPKYQAPQREHLDTAQDLKEFEIHANHLEAQNAAIRRKNSTFRRKTNTYAKTVKGLQRTLDVHQIIHNYVRPHWTTREVPAVTLGILAKPLSLEGILSMQRAA, encoded by the coding sequence ATGAATAATATTAAAACTCCAATCAGCAAGGTTGCATCTGCATTGAGACTTCGCAGTGAAGGCCTTGGGCTTCGAGCAACCGGCAGGGTCTTGAGATCAAACAAAAGTACCATTGCACTATGGGAAAATAGATTTGCCGACCAGAAAGCCACATTGTTGCTATATGGTTTTTGTCGTGAATTTATATCCCTGACATTTGAAGGGGATAAGCTCTACACCATCGTCGGGAAACGGACAATGCCATCGGAATCCGAAGGCTGGACAGCTGTCATTATGGAAAGAGCCAGTCGATTTATTGTCGACCAACGATGTGGGAAAAAAGATACGGCATTATTCAAATCAGTTATAAAAACCGTATGCGGGTATATCGATCATACAGATGATTTATCGTTTCTTTCAGATGGTGAAAGACGATATGGTAATATGCTTTTCGAGTTATGTTCCGAGGTCCTTCAAACCGGTAAAAGGGGGCGTCCTCCCCGGGTTCTTCCTAAAGGAGTCAGAGTTCGTGTTAAAAACAAAGGGGATCAAAAACACAAAAAAGGCCGTAAGCGCCCAAAATACCAAGCTCCACAGCGAGAACATCTTGATACGGCTCAAGATTTAAAGGAGTTCGAAATCCATGCGAACCATCTTGAGGCTCAAAATGCTGCAATCAGGCGAAAGAATAGTACCTTCAGGAGGAAGACAAACACTTATGCAAAAACGGTAAAGGGCTTACAAAGAACACTGGATGTTCATCAAATAATTCATAACTATGTCCGTCCGCATTGGACGACGAGAGAGGTTCCCGCTGTTACTTTGGGAATATTAGCAAAACCGCTATCTCTGGAAGGTATCTTATCCATGCAGAGAGCGGCCTAA
- a CDS encoding Fic family protein has protein sequence MKRYKVAKPHLIPGTNILKNKPGITNQKDLDRFELLSFLARLDTVPDGDFSTYHLKQIHAHTLQDVYDWAGEFRNVPIEKGISVFCRPEFIKQEIDKITKSIVISELRGMSTEAFSKKLTEIVSELNAVHPFLDGNGRAIRVYVQKISIAVGFRLDVSKLRGESWNIASEKSFFGNNQDLLKILKKNLSRIREL, from the coding sequence TTGAAACGATACAAAGTTGCAAAACCGCATTTGATTCCCGGTACGAATATTTTAAAAAATAAGCCGGGAATCACCAATCAAAAAGATCTTGATCGTTTTGAACTTTTATCTTTTCTGGCTCGTTTAGATACCGTTCCTGATGGTGATTTCTCGACATATCATTTAAAACAAATTCATGCACATACCCTACAAGACGTATATGACTGGGCTGGTGAATTTAGGAATGTCCCCATCGAAAAGGGAATAAGTGTTTTCTGTAGGCCCGAATTCATTAAGCAAGAAATTGATAAAATAACAAAATCAATTGTTATTTCAGAATTAAGAGGAATGAGCACAGAAGCGTTTTCAAAAAAACTCACTGAAATTGTAAGTGAACTTAACGCAGTGCACCCTTTTTTAGATGGGAATGGGCGTGCAATTCGTGTTTATGTTCAAAAAATAAGCATCGCAGTAGGATTTAGACTCGATGTGTCTAAATTGCGTGGAGAATCTTGGAATATAGCATCTGAAAAATCGTTTTTTGGAAATAATCAGGATTTGCTAAAAATATTGAAAAAGAATCTTTCACGAATAAGAGAACTGTAA
- a CDS encoding DNA polymerase: MVIPKHTFFIDTTFILRNTHSAFFGAPLFVKDGVDNTFLYGFLRDFLRIRKSIGINNGLLAFCKDSISVTSKENVLQVINFINELKIPNSYHENQNILEIYHQLTGDVSYIVSPDKKLLQLANDNVSIVIPSDPKNILCMSPSSIKRKLGVDPINIPTFLALTEGAVSLNLTKLQAIRLVELFGDLDNIYDNITKITPVIKKKLEKNKDSFLTKYTESKIQDDWRKSPAITKDWSINLNNDKTVSILEAYGFYSLTRLLKTPTKINLKITTDISESTSYKAVLDLKSLKKLEKLLLSSEFCSIDTESDDKDPRHATLFGVSFSVKKGEAYFLPLIEENLKDITSEDVLSFLNRIVNTPIKYIGHNIKYDYLLLRRNSVNIKNIYFDTLLAAYECFGDWTFFNLKHLSSKLLGKQIKSYNEIVEKHQTFLDLPLKQIVNHGCEDADVTLQLYYRLNEELKKKEIEDQYFSDTLPLIKQLGNLEFEGVPVKINNLESVRLDILSKSEKTKKAVYDEIGLEFDIDSQKELSVVLNKNLDLQQFVGSKKVTLGALKQLAITKSVLKLIVKYKTIQSQLKKVDSILKRVKNNKIYPLFNQTKLPYGAVSSISPDIFGISGIEKIQACFPSEIEPLFKCEKKSIDIISRIVQDPNLNMDWKKRRNQYMVANPIMKELNTNELFLAIISGYSDYKLSKEFMLDRTTVLTIRHDLYMRYQILFNWIEQFKKQTLDKGFAVYQNKKKYFAGLKSSNIETREIAVNNSIRWILKY, encoded by the coding sequence ATGGTGATCCCCAAGCATACTTTTTTTATTGATACCACCTTTATCCTTCGAAATACGCATAGTGCATTTTTCGGTGCACCACTATTTGTAAAAGACGGTGTGGATAACACATTCCTATATGGCTTTTTAAGAGATTTCCTCAGAATTCGAAAATCAATTGGAATTAACAACGGACTACTGGCCTTTTGTAAAGATTCCATTTCAGTAACATCAAAAGAAAATGTCTTACAGGTTATTAATTTTATCAATGAACTAAAAATTCCAAACAGTTATCATGAAAATCAAAATATATTAGAAATCTACCACCAGTTAACAGGCGATGTGTCATATATAGTCTCACCTGATAAAAAATTATTGCAATTGGCAAATGATAACGTTTCAATTGTTATTCCGTCTGATCCAAAAAATATCCTTTGTATGTCGCCAAGCTCAATAAAGAGGAAACTCGGAGTTGATCCAATAAACATTCCTACATTTTTGGCTTTAACCGAAGGTGCCGTCTCATTAAATTTAACTAAACTGCAGGCGATAAGGCTGGTCGAGTTGTTTGGAGATCTTGATAATATTTATGATAATATCACCAAAATCACACCGGTAATAAAAAAGAAATTAGAGAAAAATAAAGATTCATTTTTAACCAAATATACAGAATCAAAAATTCAGGATGATTGGAGAAAATCCCCTGCGATAACTAAAGACTGGTCGATAAATTTGAATAATGACAAAACGGTATCCATATTGGAAGCCTATGGATTTTATTCTTTGACAAGACTGCTGAAAACACCAACCAAAATCAACCTGAAAATAACGACAGACATATCAGAATCAACCTCATATAAAGCTGTGCTTGATTTAAAAAGTCTTAAAAAGCTTGAGAAATTGCTCCTGTCATCTGAATTTTGTTCAATCGATACTGAAAGCGATGATAAAGATCCCCGCCATGCCACACTATTTGGTGTCTCCTTTTCCGTAAAGAAAGGAGAGGCTTACTTTCTGCCTTTAATCGAAGAAAACCTAAAGGATATTACGAGTGAAGATGTTCTTTCTTTCCTGAACAGAATTGTAAATACACCAATCAAATATATCGGACACAATATAAAGTACGATTATCTACTGTTACGCAGGAATAGTGTCAATATTAAAAATATCTATTTTGATACTCTCCTGGCTGCATATGAATGTTTTGGGGACTGGACGTTCTTTAATTTGAAACATCTGTCTTCGAAATTGCTTGGTAAACAAATTAAATCATATAATGAAATCGTTGAAAAACATCAAACATTTCTTGACCTTCCCTTGAAACAAATTGTGAATCATGGTTGTGAGGATGCTGATGTTACTTTACAATTATATTATCGGCTTAACGAAGAATTAAAGAAAAAAGAAATTGAGGATCAATATTTTAGCGATACGCTTCCACTAATCAAACAATTGGGAAATTTGGAATTTGAAGGTGTCCCAGTAAAAATTAATAATTTAGAAAGTGTTCGACTGGACATTCTTTCAAAATCCGAAAAAACGAAAAAAGCAGTATATGATGAAATCGGACTGGAATTTGATATTGATTCGCAAAAAGAGCTTTCGGTAGTATTAAATAAAAATTTGGATCTCCAACAATTCGTCGGGTCAAAAAAAGTTACTTTGGGCGCACTGAAACAATTAGCCATTACGAAATCAGTATTAAAACTGATTGTAAAATATAAAACAATTCAAAGTCAGCTTAAGAAAGTCGATTCCATTTTAAAACGGGTGAAAAATAATAAAATTTATCCGCTTTTTAACCAAACAAAACTGCCTTATGGGGCTGTTTCATCAATTAGTCCAGATATATTTGGAATCAGTGGTATTGAAAAAATTCAAGCTTGTTTTCCCTCTGAAATAGAACCACTCTTTAAATGCGAAAAAAAATCAATTGATATTATAAGTAGGATCGTTCAAGACCCGAACCTGAATATGGATTGGAAGAAAAGGAGAAACCAATACATGGTAGCTAACCCGATCATGAAAGAATTAAATACCAATGAATTGTTTTTAGCAATTATTTCTGGATATTCGGATTATAAACTATCAAAAGAATTTATGCTTGATCGAACGACAGTTTTAACGATTCGACATGATCTATATATGAGATACCAGATATTATTCAATTGGATTGAACAATTCAAGAAGCAGACTTTAGATAAAGGGTTTGCGGTGTATCAAAACAAAAAAAAATATTTTGCCGGTCTGAAAAGTTCAAATATTGAAACCCGGGAAATAGCGGTTAATAATTCAATAAGATGGATTTTAAAATATTGA
- a CDS encoding IS630 family transposase, giving the protein MDSRGANLAMLSHESIIGIRLLFREGYSQRYIAKVLSLNRKTVRKYSQKTEFPTDKLKNEFKILSPFFYELDKLIADSPAFSAIDVFQKIKIQGYQGSLSTVKKYMALNIGRLLTENRKQIGNKILKADLYRCMVKGKSYLNYLKQNSNNLFCKKKELTVLERESIIQSGKSGDYKKWKFGVVIDMIAKGFSIRSISKIMDISKNTVKNYQKKYNVSGIKKTKQKRDSCRKEKQKRIKQKRIMEIIHHPPKFYNVNRSRWTKVCLSSVYRATYGEDISETTVGRYLKDAGYSLKKARRVLTSSDPNYHEKIELLLNTLHSLKSSEALFFIDEVGPMKIKKYGGKVYTKRGGVNYVSANQISKGSVSFSASLNGITNQLAWVYSNSKDTNSMIDLIEILFNQYFFKEKIYITWDAASWHSSNELTGWLDKFNKNTLEYTHGPTIELIPLPSCSQFLNIIESIFSSMKQAVIHNSNYQSEIEMKKAISDYFSERNEYFIENPKRAGKKIWDVNFFLDYNNIKSGNYREW; this is encoded by the coding sequence GTGGATAGTAGAGGTGCAAATTTAGCAATGTTATCTCATGAAAGCATTATTGGAATCCGTTTGTTATTCAGGGAAGGGTATTCTCAAAGATATATTGCTAAAGTGTTGTCCCTCAATAGGAAAACTGTTCGCAAATATTCCCAAAAAACAGAATTTCCAACTGATAAATTAAAAAATGAGTTTAAAATATTAAGCCCTTTTTTCTATGAACTCGATAAATTAATCGCAGATTCGCCAGCATTTTCTGCTATAGACGTTTTTCAAAAAATAAAAATTCAAGGATATCAAGGCTCTCTTTCTACAGTCAAAAAATACATGGCTTTGAATATTGGCCGGTTGCTAACAGAAAACAGAAAACAAATAGGGAACAAAATTCTTAAGGCAGATCTTTATCGATGCATGGTGAAAGGTAAATCTTATTTAAATTATCTAAAACAGAATTCAAATAATTTATTTTGCAAAAAGAAAGAATTAACTGTACTTGAACGTGAATCGATAATTCAAAGCGGTAAATCTGGTGATTATAAAAAGTGGAAATTCGGGGTAGTGATAGATATGATTGCCAAGGGTTTCAGTATTCGGTCAATTTCCAAAATCATGGATATTTCAAAAAATACGGTTAAGAATTATCAAAAAAAATATAACGTGTCTGGGATTAAAAAAACAAAACAAAAACGAGATTCTTGTAGAAAGGAAAAGCAAAAACGAATAAAACAAAAACGCATTATGGAAATAATACATCATCCCCCCAAATTCTATAATGTAAACAGAAGCCGATGGACAAAAGTTTGTCTTTCAAGTGTGTATAGAGCAACATATGGGGAAGATATAAGTGAAACTACTGTCGGACGTTATTTAAAAGATGCCGGGTACTCTTTAAAAAAAGCTCGGAGAGTTCTCACAAGTTCTGACCCTAATTATCACGAAAAAATTGAACTTCTATTAAATACCCTTCATTCTCTTAAATCTTCTGAGGCACTATTTTTCATTGATGAAGTTGGCCCCATGAAAATAAAAAAATACGGTGGCAAAGTTTACACAAAACGAGGAGGTGTGAATTATGTATCAGCAAATCAAATTTCAAAAGGGTCTGTTTCTTTCTCAGCATCTCTAAATGGTATCACAAATCAGTTAGCTTGGGTCTACAGTAATTCAAAAGATACCAATAGTATGATTGATCTAATTGAAATTTTATTCAATCAATATTTTTTTAAAGAGAAAATTTATATTACTTGGGATGCTGCATCATGGCATAGTTCCAACGAGCTAACTGGCTGGTTAGATAAGTTTAATAAAAATACGCTTGAATATACCCATGGGCCAACCATCGAACTAATTCCACTTCCAAGTTGTTCTCAATTTTTAAATATAATTGAATCCATTTTTAGTAGCATGAAACAGGCCGTCATTCACAACTCTAATTACCAATCAGAAATTGAAATGAAAAAAGCAATATCAGACTATTTTTCGGAACGGAATGAATATTTCATTGAAAATCCTAAACGAGCCGGAAAAAAAATCTGGGATGTAAATTTCTTTTTGGATTACAATAATATTAAATCAGGTAACTATCGAGAATGGTGA